One Chiloscyllium plagiosum isolate BGI_BamShark_2017 chromosome 14, ASM401019v2, whole genome shotgun sequence genomic region harbors:
- the camlg gene encoding calcium signal-modulating cyclophilin ligand isoform X4, whose product MESGGEQEDQQQQQKKKMSSERRRAELRRRKLLLNSEERLNRIMGFKENRIDSLPPYELEKTESLQNSSLPKRTPGITNETADGSVTSIHYTNGKELQQPYSVDTRDSLSKINEADNSLGQGSRHLGKADVPVEQAQRAPRRGIEQYISRFDEAMKLRNQLMSEKTSHENGGGGEEFGTFRVFRLVGSALLALMVRVFICKYLAIFAPFLTLQLAYMGLSKYFPKSEKKVKTTVLTAALLLSGIPAEVINRSMDTYGKMGDVFADLCVYFFTFIFSHEVIVFIGVDLP is encoded by the exons ATGGAGAGCGGCGGCGAACAGGAGGACCAGCAGCAACAACAGAAGAAGAAAATGAGCTCGGAGCGGAGGAGAGCCGAGCTCCGCCGGAGGAAGTTGCTGCTGAACTCGGAGGAGCGGCTGAACCGGATCATGGGTTTCA AGGAGAACAGAATAGATTCTCTTCCACCCTATGAACTGGAGAAAACAGAGTCATTGCAAAATTCTAGCCTTCCCAAAAGAACCCCAGGAATTACAAATGAAACTGCTGATGGTTCAGTGACATCCATCCATTACACTAATGGGAAAGAGCTTCAACAGCCATATTCTGTAGACACAAGAGACTCTCTTAGCAAAATTAATGAGGCTGATAATAGTTTAGGGCAAGGAAGTCGGCACCTAGGTAAAGCTGATGTGCCGGTAGAGCAGGCCCAGCGTGCTCCACGTCGTGGTATTGAGCAGTATATATCACGATTTGACGAAGCAATGAAACTCAGAAACCAACTGATGAGTGAGAAGACCAGCCACGAAAATGGAGGCGGGGGTGAAGAGTTCGGTACATTCCGTGTTTTCCGATTAGTGGGGAGTGCTCTGCTAGCCTTAATGGTTCGAGTCTTTATATGCAAATATTTG gccatttttgctccattTCTTACTCTTCAACTTGCATATATGGGGTTATCAAAGTACTTTCCAAAG AGTGAAAAGAAGGTAAAGACGACAGTGCTGACTGCTGCCCTGCTTCTGTCAGGAATCCCTGCTGAGGTCATCAATCGCTCTATGGATACGTATGGAAAAATGGGAGATGTGTTTGCAGACCTGTGTGTTTATTTTTTcacctttatattttctcatGAAGTAATTGTTTTTATTGGTGTTGATTTGCCTTGA
- the camlg gene encoding calcium signal-modulating cyclophilin ligand isoform X3, whose protein sequence is MESGGEQEDQQQQQKKKMSSERRRAELRRRKLLLNSEERLNRIMGFKEENRIDSLPPYELEKTESLQNSSLPKRTPGITNETADGSVTSIHYTNGKELQQPYSVDTRDSLSKINEADNSLGQGSRHLGKADVPVEQAQRAPRRGIEQYISRFDEAMKLRNQLMSEKTSHENGGGGEEFGTFRVFRLVGSALLALMVRVFICKYLAIFAPFLTLQLAYMGLSKYFPKSEKKVKTTVLTAALLLSGIPAEVINRSMDTYGKMGDVFADLCVYFFTFIFSHEVIVFIGVDLP, encoded by the exons ATGGAGAGCGGCGGCGAACAGGAGGACCAGCAGCAACAACAGAAGAAGAAAATGAGCTCGGAGCGGAGGAGAGCCGAGCTCCGCCGGAGGAAGTTGCTGCTGAACTCGGAGGAGCGGCTGAACCGGATCATGGGTTTCA AAGAGGAGAACAGAATAGATTCTCTTCCACCCTATGAACTGGAGAAAACAGAGTCATTGCAAAATTCTAGCCTTCCCAAAAGAACCCCAGGAATTACAAATGAAACTGCTGATGGTTCAGTGACATCCATCCATTACACTAATGGGAAAGAGCTTCAACAGCCATATTCTGTAGACACAAGAGACTCTCTTAGCAAAATTAATGAGGCTGATAATAGTTTAGGGCAAGGAAGTCGGCACCTAGGTAAAGCTGATGTGCCGGTAGAGCAGGCCCAGCGTGCTCCACGTCGTGGTATTGAGCAGTATATATCACGATTTGACGAAGCAATGAAACTCAGAAACCAACTGATGAGTGAGAAGACCAGCCACGAAAATGGAGGCGGGGGTGAAGAGTTCGGTACATTCCGTGTTTTCCGATTAGTGGGGAGTGCTCTGCTAGCCTTAATGGTTCGAGTCTTTATATGCAAATATTTG gccatttttgctccattTCTTACTCTTCAACTTGCATATATGGGGTTATCAAAGTACTTTCCAAAG AGTGAAAAGAAGGTAAAGACGACAGTGCTGACTGCTGCCCTGCTTCTGTCAGGAATCCCTGCTGAGGTCATCAATCGCTCTATGGATACGTATGGAAAAATGGGAGATGTGTTTGCAGACCTGTGTGTTTATTTTTTcacctttatattttctcatGAAGTAATTGTTTTTATTGGTGTTGATTTGCCTTGA
- the camlg gene encoding calcium signal-modulating cyclophilin ligand isoform X1, translating into MESGGEQEDQQQQQKKKMSSERRRAELRRRKLLLNSEERLNRIMGFSKSGPGPEEENRIDSLPPYELEKTESLQNSSLPKRTPGITNETADGSVTSIHYTNGKELQQPYSVDTRDSLSKINEADNSLGQGSRHLGKADVPVEQAQRAPRRGIEQYISRFDEAMKLRNQLMSEKTSHENGGGGEEFGTFRVFRLVGSALLALMVRVFICKYLAIFAPFLTLQLAYMGLSKYFPKSEKKVKTTVLTAALLLSGIPAEVINRSMDTYGKMGDVFADLCVYFFTFIFSHEVIVFIGVDLP; encoded by the exons ATGGAGAGCGGCGGCGAACAGGAGGACCAGCAGCAACAACAGAAGAAGAAAATGAGCTCGGAGCGGAGGAGAGCCGAGCTCCGCCGGAGGAAGTTGCTGCTGAACTCGGAGGAGCGGCTGAACCGGATCATGGGTTTCAGTAAGAGCGGGCCGGGCCCGG AAGAGGAGAACAGAATAGATTCTCTTCCACCCTATGAACTGGAGAAAACAGAGTCATTGCAAAATTCTAGCCTTCCCAAAAGAACCCCAGGAATTACAAATGAAACTGCTGATGGTTCAGTGACATCCATCCATTACACTAATGGGAAAGAGCTTCAACAGCCATATTCTGTAGACACAAGAGACTCTCTTAGCAAAATTAATGAGGCTGATAATAGTTTAGGGCAAGGAAGTCGGCACCTAGGTAAAGCTGATGTGCCGGTAGAGCAGGCCCAGCGTGCTCCACGTCGTGGTATTGAGCAGTATATATCACGATTTGACGAAGCAATGAAACTCAGAAACCAACTGATGAGTGAGAAGACCAGCCACGAAAATGGAGGCGGGGGTGAAGAGTTCGGTACATTCCGTGTTTTCCGATTAGTGGGGAGTGCTCTGCTAGCCTTAATGGTTCGAGTCTTTATATGCAAATATTTG gccatttttgctccattTCTTACTCTTCAACTTGCATATATGGGGTTATCAAAGTACTTTCCAAAG AGTGAAAAGAAGGTAAAGACGACAGTGCTGACTGCTGCCCTGCTTCTGTCAGGAATCCCTGCTGAGGTCATCAATCGCTCTATGGATACGTATGGAAAAATGGGAGATGTGTTTGCAGACCTGTGTGTTTATTTTTTcacctttatattttctcatGAAGTAATTGTTTTTATTGGTGTTGATTTGCCTTGA
- the camlg gene encoding calcium signal-modulating cyclophilin ligand isoform X2, whose translation MESGGEQEDQQQQQKKKMSSERRRAELRRRKLLLNSEERLNRIMGFSKSGPGPEENRIDSLPPYELEKTESLQNSSLPKRTPGITNETADGSVTSIHYTNGKELQQPYSVDTRDSLSKINEADNSLGQGSRHLGKADVPVEQAQRAPRRGIEQYISRFDEAMKLRNQLMSEKTSHENGGGGEEFGTFRVFRLVGSALLALMVRVFICKYLAIFAPFLTLQLAYMGLSKYFPKSEKKVKTTVLTAALLLSGIPAEVINRSMDTYGKMGDVFADLCVYFFTFIFSHEVIVFIGVDLP comes from the exons ATGGAGAGCGGCGGCGAACAGGAGGACCAGCAGCAACAACAGAAGAAGAAAATGAGCTCGGAGCGGAGGAGAGCCGAGCTCCGCCGGAGGAAGTTGCTGCTGAACTCGGAGGAGCGGCTGAACCGGATCATGGGTTTCAGTAAGAGCGGGCCGGGCCCGG AGGAGAACAGAATAGATTCTCTTCCACCCTATGAACTGGAGAAAACAGAGTCATTGCAAAATTCTAGCCTTCCCAAAAGAACCCCAGGAATTACAAATGAAACTGCTGATGGTTCAGTGACATCCATCCATTACACTAATGGGAAAGAGCTTCAACAGCCATATTCTGTAGACACAAGAGACTCTCTTAGCAAAATTAATGAGGCTGATAATAGTTTAGGGCAAGGAAGTCGGCACCTAGGTAAAGCTGATGTGCCGGTAGAGCAGGCCCAGCGTGCTCCACGTCGTGGTATTGAGCAGTATATATCACGATTTGACGAAGCAATGAAACTCAGAAACCAACTGATGAGTGAGAAGACCAGCCACGAAAATGGAGGCGGGGGTGAAGAGTTCGGTACATTCCGTGTTTTCCGATTAGTGGGGAGTGCTCTGCTAGCCTTAATGGTTCGAGTCTTTATATGCAAATATTTG gccatttttgctccattTCTTACTCTTCAACTTGCATATATGGGGTTATCAAAGTACTTTCCAAAG AGTGAAAAGAAGGTAAAGACGACAGTGCTGACTGCTGCCCTGCTTCTGTCAGGAATCCCTGCTGAGGTCATCAATCGCTCTATGGATACGTATGGAAAAATGGGAGATGTGTTTGCAGACCTGTGTGTTTATTTTTTcacctttatattttctcatGAAGTAATTGTTTTTATTGGTGTTGATTTGCCTTGA